The region CGAAGAGTGATTTATACACCAACGTATTGAATTTAAAGGAGATGGAAAACATGCGGAAAATGTCATTAAGTCTTGTTCTACTGTTAGTTCTATCAGCACTATTGTTGCCAATCCAAACACTCGCCCATTCAACGTCAAATACGGGGGAACCATCACTGAACCCAAACCGCATCCTTAATGTAGCGCACCGCGGAGCATCCGGACATGCACCGGAACATACACTGGCTGCATATGAACTCGGTGAAAAAATGCACGGGGATTATATTGAAGTAGACTTACAAATGACGAAAGACAGCGTTCTGATTGCCATGCATGATGAAAAAGTAAATCGAACAACAAATGGGACAGGCTACGTGAAAGATAAGACACTGAAGGAAATCAAACAGCTTGATGCAGGTTCCTGGTTCAATAAAAAATACCCGGAAAAAGCAAACCCGGCATACGTTGGGTTGGAAGTCCCTACTTTGGAAGAGGTCATTCGGAAATTCGGCAGAGATGCCAGGTACTATATCGAAACAAAATCTCCGGAAGTTTATCCCGGAATGGAAGAAGAATTACTTAGAATCCTGAACAGATATAAATTGATTGGACCAAACGCACCATCAAGCAAAGTGCTTATTCAATCGTTTAGCGAAGAAAGTCTATCAATCGTACATTCTATCAACCCGGATATTCCACTCATCCAATTAATCTCATATTCCGAGCCAGCAACCATTACTGATGAAGAATTGGATGAAATTGCATCATATGCAGTGGGAATCGGGGCCAGCCATACGAAAATTGATCAGGAATATGTGCAAAAAGTCCGTGAACATGAGCTGCTCATGCATCCATACACTGTAAACACGAAAGAAGATATGAAGAAAGTGCTGGATTGGGGCGTGACTGGGATGTTTACCAACTATCCGGATCGGTTTAATGAAGTATTGAGGGAAAGATGATAGATGGACAAGACCTAAGCTAATGTTTTGGCTTAGGTCTCTTTTTTACAGGTATAGACAGAGTATAATGATTTCCTTATTTAATTGGATTCAGATAGAATGGTCTTTGTTTTTCGAACTCATTAATTTGGTTTTCAGCCTGCAACGTGAGGTCAATATCATCTAGGCCTTCTAAAAATTTCATCCGAACATAGGGATCAATTGAGAAAGGTAAAGACCATCCTGTCTGATCCTTTAATACCTGACTCTTCAAATCTACTTCTAACGAAAATCCAGGGTGATTTTTTTCTCGATCAAATAAGCTGTCCATTTCAAGTTCATCAAGTTCAATTAAAAGCAAACCATTTTTGGAACTGTTATTTTGAAAAATATCGGCAAAGGAAGGAGCTACAACTACTCTAAAACCGTAATCATATAATGCCCAAACAGCATTTTCCCTGGAAGACCCACATCCAAAGTTGGACCCTGCAAGCAAGATAGAAGCGTCATTATACTGTGATTGATTTAATTCAAAGTCTTCGTGAATCGCCCCGGAATCATCATAACGCCAGTAATACATTAGATGTTTACCAAAGCCGGTCCTTTCCGTTCGCTTTAAAAACTCTGTAGGTATTATAATGTCTGTGTCAATATCCGATTTATTGATCGGAACCACACTGCCCGAGTATTTCTTAAATGGCTTCATTCGTCTTCACTCCCTGGCGATATTTCCATCCTCGTATATCGGTTAAATGGCCTTCTATAGCTGCTGCAGCCGCCATGGCTGGGCTTACAAGATGTGTCCGTACATCTTTTCCCTGCCGCCCTTCAAAATTCCGGTTGGAGGTGGAGGCAACCCTGCTTCCCGGAGGTGCGATATCCGGATTCATTCCAGGACACATGCTGCATCCAGGTTCCCGCCATTCAAACCCTGCATCGATAAAAACCTTGTCCAACCCTTCCTCTTCAGCACGTCGTATAACATGGTAAGAACCAGGAACAATTATAGCTTTAACATTACTACTGACCTTGTGGCCATAAGCCACTTTTGCCGCAGCTCGTAAATCTTCTATTCTGGAGTTGGTACATGAACCAACAAATACATGATCTATAGACACCTCATTCATATATGTACCAGGCTTTAAATCCATATAAGACAAGGCAGATTCTGCCGCCAGCCTTTTTTCCGTATCTGTGTAGCTTTCCGGGTCAGGAATAACATTGTCAATATTCGTTACTTGACTCGGATTTGTCCCCCAGGTAACTTGTGGAGCCAAATCACCTACATTAATTGTAACCGTCTTATCATAAACAGCATCTGGATCGGTATAAAGTTCACTCCACTCTTGTACCGCTTGCTCCCACTTTTCTCCTTTTGGAACAAAACTTCTGCTTTTCAAATATTCAAATGTCTTTTCATCAGGAGCAACCATACCAGAACGTGCACCGGCCTCAAGAATCATATTGCAAATCGTCATTCGTTCCTCCATAGACATTTTTTTAACAGTGCTTCCGGTGAACTCCACGACATGTCCAACTCCACCATTTGTTCCAATTTCACCAATAATATGCATAATAATATCCTTACTGCTGATTCCTTCAGGTACTTCTCCCTCGATTTGGATATTCATTGTTTTCGGCTTTGCCTGCGGGAGTGTTTGAGTCGCCAAAACATGCGTGATTTCACTCGATCCGATACCAAAAGCAAATGCTCCGAACGCACCATGAGTGGAAGTATGACTATCTCCGCATACGATTGTTTTTCCAGGGGTAGTTAACCCAAGTTCCGGACCAATAATGTGAACGATTCCATTATCTTGATGCTGTGTATCATATACCGTAATGTCGAATTCCTTACAATTATTAATGAGGGCTTCTACCTGTTTCTTCGCCAGGATATCCTTAAAATCTTCCAATTTTCTATCTGTTGTAGGAACATTATGATCTGCTGATGCAAACGTTAGATCAGGACGCCGCACTTCCCGTCCTTGCTCCCTCAGCAATGAAAAAGCCTGAGGTGATGTGACATCGTGAATTAAATGGAGATCAATATAAATTAATGGCGAATCTAATGCATTAATTACATGACTGTCCCAGACTTTTTCAAAAAGTGTTCTCGGTGTCATTTCTATTTCCCCTTTCAGCTTTTTAAAATCATTTCCTGCGCCGTTAAAACAATTTGTGCTCTGTTTTTGAAAAAACTTCATCCAGCATTTTAATGTCATGATGGATATGCTGTCTCATTTCAGCCTCTGCCAGTTCACTATCCCCATCAATAATAGCCTCAGCTATTTTCTGATGCTCCTCTAAAAAGGAATTTCCTTTAATATAATCGCTTAAAATATTATTTCTCATATAAATGGTTTTGGCCCGGATCAAATCCATAAACTGTACTAATTGATTGTTATTTGAGGTTTGAGCAATCAGATCATGGAATTCTGTATTCAGCTCGACAACCGATTCCTGATTGCCATTTTTTAGCGCATCTTTCGTATCGGTAATTATTTTCTCTAGCTTCTGCTTATCTGAGTTTGTAATTTTCTGGGCGGATAATTTAGCTCCAAGCGGCTCCAATCTTTCTTTGCAAAGATATAAATCCACTACATTTTCAAAAGTTGGATCAAAAACGTAAATATGTCCTTTTTCCTGATACAGCAGACCATCGTGAGTTAACATCCGTACTGCTTCACGGATTGGCCCCCGGCTTACTCCCACTTTTTCTGCTAATCCCGTTTCCGTTATCCGTTGACCGGGTATGAATTCATTTTCCAATAGACTTTTTTGAATACTTTTGTATGCTTGAATATGAAAAGGTTCAGATTTCACAATACGATTCACCATAATCACCTCTTAAAAAGGTGCAGAGTCAACATATGGTGCTCACTCTGCACTTTAATTTAAAAATTTTCCTATAAACCAATTACCTTTTTATTTTCCTGTTCATCTTGTTCAGATACATCAAATGCAAGACTACCCCCAACACATATAATCAGATTTATTAACAATCCCCATAACCCGCTAAAAATTCCGAGTGGTGTAAAATTTGTAAATGTCATGACCGTTGCAACAATGGTACCCACAAGCATTCCAATAAAGACAGATCTGGTATGCATTCTGTTCCAATACAGTCCAAGAATAAATGCAGGTGCAATCTGAATAAGCAGTTCAAATTTCAAGACAAAAATTTGATACAGTGTCGCGGGGGGATACCATGCGATAATAAGTAACAGTCCTACTGCTATAATACCTACTATCTTCCCTACCAAAATCTGTTGATGTTCAGATGCTTTAGGATTTATAAATCGACTATATAAATCTTTTGAAATGACTGAGGAAAATGTTAGCAATACTGAATCAGCAGTTGATATAATAGCGGCGATAATTCCGCCAAACAACAAAATCATAGCCCAATAAAAGATTAAACTTTCCGAAGCAATCACATTTGCCATCATTCCGACTAATTTTTCAGCCTCCATGCCTTCCATTCCCGGAAATGCATTTAAACCAATTATCCCTACAAGGAAAATAACACCCGTTGTCAGAAAAGGCATCCATGACATACCAATCAATGATTTTTTTAAGGTATCCTCACTTTTTGCAGCAAAAATCCGCTGAATTGCGTGGGGATAAATAGCAGCCCCAATCGTCACAAGACTTAGCATGCTAAACCACCCAACAATACCATCCATTTCAGGAACACCCAATTTTTCAGGCGCAAAAGCTTCCATATAATCTGTAGCCGACGGAAGTCCTCCAAAATATATGATCGATCCTATGACTAGCACAAAGACACCGATCAATAGTGCTACACCCTGCATGGTGTCAGTATATGCAACCGAACGCATTCCCCCAAGCCAACTGTAGATCAGCATAATTACAATAAAGAACACAACGCCGATTTGATAAGGAATAGTTCCACCAGTCAATCCGGAAACGCCCTGTCCGACAGCAACCAGTTGTTCAAGAAGGTAATTCCCCAGCCCATAAAGCATTAAAATCGAGCCTAGTATAGTAATTCCTTTTGATCTAAAACGTTTTGCCAACCAATCCGTCGGGGTTATGAAATTGTGCTTTCTGCTAAGTACATATAACCTTGGTGCGAATAATAAGTAACCAACAATCACTAAGATCATAAATGTAATGGATTGAAGCCATTCAAAACCCATACGATAACCTTGAGGTGCATAACCAATAATCGTATTCCCACTGTACTGTGTTGCGTAAAAAGTGAAGAATAGAACCATGACACTAAGGCCCTTTCCACCCAGATAGTACTCCTCGTTACTCTCTCTGATATTTTTGTTTCGCAAATAAGTTACGAGCCCAATGCCAAGCATCAGTAACCCGTAAGCAACCATTATGACAATACCTGACCAACCACCAAAAGCCAAATTATCAGTCATTACTCTTCCCCCTCGGTTGTATCTTCTTCTGTAACCCAAAGACGTTTAATTGCAAAGGTAATGGTTGCTGAAAAAGCTACAGAAACAATCAGTACAATCCAGCCCCAATAAGGGATTCCCAAAATCACCGGCTTATAGCTTCCAGTAGGCAGATACCAGGGAACACTCAGCAAAAAAAGAACACCAAATACAACCCACAGCTTCCAGTTTTTAATTGGTTCCTTCTTAATTTTTAACATTCCTATTCCTCCTAAGATTCAGAATTATAGTGGTGCATAAATCCATACAAGGTTCTTTTCGTTCCAGGCAGTCATTATCTGTTCCATGTCATCCAGACAATGACTGCTTATCCAATCAGGCCTTGTCAGAAAGTCGCTACTGAATGCAGATCCGCAATTTTACCGGCTTTAACTACCTGTCCGGGGAGTTCATGATTTACAAGCGTTTGCAAATATTTTGAGGTACCAATCAATTTATCGACATCAGCCTCAATTTCATATCCCATAAAATAAAGCATATGAGCTAGATCTTCCATACAAATGTTACCTGTAGCTCCTGGTGCAAATGGACATCCTCCCAATCCGCCGAGGGACGCATCAAAACTATTAACGCCAGCCCTTATTCCCTCCATTACATTGGCAAGCCCCATTCCTCTTGTATTATGAAAATGAAGCGTAATATCAAGATGCGGCCACTGTTTTAATATATTTTTACACAAATTATATACGTGATTAGGTGTTGCCATGCCTGTGGTATCCGCTAATGTAACCCCATCAACACCTAATTCCAAATATTTTTCAATAAGTTCCAACACCCGTTCTTCTGGAATATCCCCCTCAAATGGACAACCAAACGAAGTACCCAAAGAACCTTTAATTGCTGCATCCTTATTGGATAAAAACTCCATCATTGGTTTAAAATTTTCAAAAGTATCATCCGTAGATCTTCTGACATTTTTCAAGTTATGTGTATTACTGGCAGACACAAGAAGATTGATCTCGTCGACCTCACAATCCAGGGCACGTTCAGCTCCCTTCATATTGGGTACCAATGCACTGTATACGACATCAGATTTACGCTTAATCCCTCTCATAACTTCCTCTGCATCCCGTAGATTGGGAACAGCTTTTGGTGAAACGAATGATGTCACTTCAATTTTGTCAACTCCCGCATCACTCAATTGATTAATCAATTTTATCTTGTCATCAGTCGGAACAAACACATCTTCATTTTGGAGCCCGTCTCTTCCAACAACATCATTCAGATAAATTTGCTTCAAACGTATCACCTTTCTTATTAAAAGATTCATATTACACCCTGGTCCCTAAGTTTTGATAGTTCCGTATCGTCCAAATTCAGAAAGTCTTTAAGAATAGAATTTGTGTGCTCGCCGAGTTCGGGCCCTAACCAATTCGTTCTACCCGGTGTCTTACTCATCTTTGGTATAATACCCGGGATTTTAATTTTTTCTTTATCGTTCAAATCAAACTCCTGAATCATCTCCCTTTCAAGATACTGTGGGTCCTTGACTATATCCGAAATATTATATATCGGACCTGCTGGAACACTGGCATCATCCAATTCTTTTATAGCAGTCTCGTAATCAACCGTCTTTGTCCAATTCTCAATAACATCATCAAGAAAATCAGCTTGACGTGCTCGGCCATCATTACTCGAAAATTGTGGGACTCCTGCTAAATCCGGCCTGCCAACAACATTCATTAAACGTTTAAATATTGCATCACCATTTCCACCAATCACTATATATTTTCCATCACCACACTGATACGTATTGGAAGGTGCGACTCCAGGCAAAGATGTACCTGTTCGTTCCCTGATTGTTCCAAACTTATCGTATTCCGGCAGCATACCCTCCATTAAACTAAATACAGATTCATAAAGTGCCACATCAATGATTTGTCCTTCCCCGGTTCCAACAACGTCCCGATGGTAAACCGCCATTAACGCGCCAATTACGGAATACATCGCTGCAAGTGAATCGCCTAGTGCTATTCCCACCCTTGTTGGGGGAAGGTCTGGATGACCTGTTACGTGACGGATACCCCCCATTGATTCACCAACACTGCCAAAGCCGGGTTTATCCCGATAAGGACCTGTCTGCCCGTAACCGGATACACGAACCAATATTAAACCGGGATTTATTTCAGAAAGCTGATCATAGCCCAAATTCCATTTTTCAAGCGTACCCGGCCGAAAATTTTCTATAACGATATCCGCTTCCTTAACTAATGACCGAACTATTTCCTGTCCTTTTTCTTTTTTCATATTTACCGTGATTGATTTTTTATTCCTGGACTGTAACCTCCACCATAGAGACTGTCCTTCATAAATATGTCGCCATTCACGGAGGGGATCACCTTTTTCCGGAGGCTCAACTTTTATTACATCAGCCCCAAATTCAGCCATTAGCTTGCCGGCAAATGGACCAGCAATCAGGCTTCCAAGTTCAACAACCTTTAAACCTTCTAATGTTTGTCTCATCATCACCCATCCTATTAACAATATTTAAATTAGATTACAAATTTATGAATGTGAAGATCCTGTTGATTATCTCTTTTAAATAAACAGCTTTAATGTAAGCGCTTTTATAAGAGTGTAAATTGTTATCAGATTTTTGTCAACAGTTTACACTGTTTTAAATTTTGGTATATTATAATAGTTACATCTACTTTAAAAATCGAACAGGATGAGTGAAATATGGAAAAGGCAACAATTTTCGGTTCCAAAAGGCTTAGTGCATGGAATATGCTTATCTGCCTGTTTATACTTCAGATTCTTGTAGCATTAATTGGCAGAAGTATTTCCCCGCTAGGTATTGTTATTGGTGAAGATTTGTCATTGTCCAAAACACAAATTGGATTACTCCCTGCGGCATTTTACCTGGGGCAATCTATAACATCAATTCCCATGGGACTTTTAACTGATTCGATTGGTTCCAAAAAGATGATTATTCTCGTAACATACTGTCTTGGACTTAGTTTTATGGGGGCAACTTTTACAGGTGGATTAGTGCTTCTTCTTGTATTGCTATTTATAAGTGGTGCCGGTTATGGGGCAATGCAGCCAACTTCCAATCGAGGTGTTCTTTATTGGTTCTCAACAAAAACCCGTGGTACTGCTATGGGGATGAAACAGATGGGCGTAACACTGGGGTCAGCTTTATCTGCACTTATTTTACTGCCGCTCTCCAATTCCTTTGGATGGAGACCAACGATTTTTGTCGCTAGTATTGTATTAATGGTTTTTGGAACGATAGCCTTTTTTTACTACTCAGAACCATCATCTATTAAAAAACAACAAACATTGATTCAACCAAAAAGTATTTTCTCTTCTTTTATTTCGGTATTTAAACAAAAAACGTTGATTTTAATTAGCATGGCTGCAATGGCCTTATGTAGCAGTCAGTTAATTCTTAATACATACATAGTTCTCTTTGCCTATGAACAGCTCCAATTATCTATATTTTTGTCTGGCATACTACTTGTCATCTCGGAAATAAGCGGATCCCTTGGAAGGATAGGCTGGGGTATGATAAGCGATAAAATATTTAAGGGAGAACGAGTTATTGCATTAATTATTATTGCTGTTATTAGTGGAATTGCTTCTTTGACAATTGCATTTTTACCACAAAGTACTCCTTTTTCATTCGTAATAGGTATTATTATCATTTTTGGGTTTTGCATATCCGGCTTCAACGGGATATGGATGAATGCAGCCACTGAAATTGTCCCCCGTGAAAAGTCAGGTGCTGCAAGCGGAATAAGCCTTATGCTGGGAACAATGGGTATTGTATTTGGACCTCCCATTTTCGGATATATTGTGGAAACTTCAACTGAATACATGTTCGGATGGCTGTACTTAACAAGCTTAACAATAATTGCAACAGTACTTTTAAGCTTTGCACTAAAACTATCAAAAACAGGAAACAAATAATATAGAACTATATTATTTGAATCTACCTCTATTTTCAAAATCAGGAAGTGTGCTAGATTCTGAGTTTTGCCACAAAACTATTTCATTCAAACTAAACCTCTTACACCAACTGTAAGAGGTTTAACACCATACGTTGTCCAATCCACTAAGCAAATTACAACGCCTTTACCATTCCACCATCAACAAGCAATGCTTGCCCGGTAACATAAGAATTTGCGCCGGAACATAAATACACAACCATATTGGCAAACTCTTCAGGCTGGCCGTAGCGCCCGATTGGTATCGATTTTTCCGCTTCCGCCTTGACTTCCTCGTAAGGTTTGCCCGTTTTTTCCGCATTTACTTTATCCAAATGCGCTACCCGATCTGTGCCAATACGTCCTGGGCCAATTGTGTTGATTAAAATATTATCCGGTGCCAGTTCCTGTGACAAACTTTTCGAAAGCCCGACAATTCCTGCTCTGAATGTATTCGATAAAATTAAGTTTTCGATTGGCTGTTTAATCGATGACGACGCTAGATTGATGATGTGGCCACGGTTCTGCTTACGCATATGTGGCAACACCTCCCTGATGGTCCGTACAAAACTTAGCAGGTTCAGTTCAAATGCCTGATACCAATCATCATCATTAACGTCATCAAACATCCCTGCCGGCGGGCCACCAGCGTTGTTTATCAGCACATCAACTTTTCCGTTTAACTCCACTGCTTTTGATACTAAATCTTTAATCGACTGTATATCTGTAATGTCACAAACGGTATTTTCAACATGATCATTTCCCGTTTCAGAACGAATTTCATCCCGTGTTTTCTTCAATTCTTCTTCACTGCGGCTGGAAATTAACACATGCGCACCTTCTGCGGCAAACTTTTTTGCAGTTGCCTTCCCTAACCCTTTACTTGCAGCTGTAACAATCACTGATTTTCCTTGTAATTCCAAATCCATTATTTTATCTCCTTTCAATTCCGGACTCAATCCGGATTTAACCCTTTCATAACAACGATTGAATCACATTATTATCAATATTCCCACCTGAGACAAGTGCAACCATTCGCTTACCGTTTGGCGTGCTCCTTAAAGCAGCCGCTACGGAAACTGCAGCGGAGGCTTCAATAACCTGCTTCATTCTTGTTAACACCATGCTAAAAGCTTCCTTAATCGCTTCCTCTTCTACTAATACAATGTCATCCACATAACGCTGGATCACCGGAAATGTTAGTTCTCCCGGTATTGAAGTCCGCAGCCCATCCGCAATGGTGGTCGTACCGCCAATATTTACGCGTTCACCTTTGTTGAGTGATAAGTATGTATCATTCGCTATTGCTGGTTCTGCCCCAATCACCCGGATGGACGGCTTGGTTTCTTTTATTGCTGTTAATACACCGGATATTAATCCGCCACCGCCAATTGGTACATATACTTCATCGATGTCTTTAACTTGTTCAATTATTTCCAGTCCTACCGTTCCTTGACCAGCCATAATCAGGGGATCATCATAGGGCGGAATATACGTCCCTTTCTCCACTTCACAAATTTCCTTTGCCCTTTTAATACGTTCTTCTGACGTGGTTCCGCAAAACTCCACGTTACCATGATATGCTTTGATTGCTTTAAGCTTATTAACCGAAGCGTCTTCTGGAACAACAATTGTCGATGGAATGTCAAGCTGATTTGCAATGTAGGCAACTGCTTGGCCATGATTGCCGGATGATGCAGCAATGATTGAGTTCGGATTCAATCGTGCTGCTGCATCCTTTACTTTGTTTGTCGCACCTCTTATTTTAAACGATCCCGTCTTTTGCAAGTGTTCACACTTTAAAAAAAGTTGATTTCTGGCATTGGCAGAAATCATATTGGAAGTCATCATCGGCGTCATTTTTACGATATCGGAAATATTTTCTCTTGCTTGATGAATCTGCTCAAGATTTATCAAATTCAAGTCAACTCCTTTTCGCGATACCAATTCCTTTATTGATTGGATACCTCACGTTTGATTCGTTCAAAAATATCCGGAGCAGTTTTATCAATCCGGGCAGGTTTCCACTTTTTGTTGAGCCACATATGGAGCGTACTTCCGCTTACAAGCAGCTCTCCCTCCTTTTCTTTGCCAGCCCCCTCGCCTGAAACCTTTTGCGCCAAAAACCTTTCTTCGTCAATCTTGCGCACCTCATAGTCAAACTGCAGTTTAATTGGTGTATAATGTCCAATTTTAGTATACACTGCTACACATTCATTGTAGGCTGCCGACTTATGGTAATTAATATCCAGATTCAGGACTGGCAAAAGCAGTCCCAAATCCTCGATATCACTGTAGGCAATGCCAGCCTCCTGCATCATCTCTGTCCGGCCCATCTCAAACCAGTTAACATAGTTGCCATGATGCACGACACCCATTTGATCGGTATCTTTGTAATAAACACGCAGTAAATGTTCATGCCAAGTCTCATCCACCATTATCACTCCTGTCTGTACATCGCTTAAACCTTTCGCCTGTTCTCAGCGTTTCCGCTCAATTCGTTCCTCCGCCATTTCTTTCAACCGGAATTTCTGTACCTTACTCGTACTTGTTA is a window of Virgibacillus ihumii DNA encoding:
- a CDS encoding glycerophosphodiester phosphodiesterase, whose protein sequence is MENMRKMSLSLVLLLVLSALLLPIQTLAHSTSNTGEPSLNPNRILNVAHRGASGHAPEHTLAAYELGEKMHGDYIEVDLQMTKDSVLIAMHDEKVNRTTNGTGYVKDKTLKEIKQLDAGSWFNKKYPEKANPAYVGLEVPTLEEVIRKFGRDARYYIETKSPEVYPGMEEELLRILNRYKLIGPNAPSSKVLIQSFSEESLSIVHSINPDIPLIQLISYSEPATITDEELDEIASYAVGIGASHTKIDQEYVQKVREHELLMHPYTVNTKEDMKKVLDWGVTGMFTNYPDRFNEVLRER
- the leuD gene encoding 3-isopropylmalate dehydratase small subunit, with amino-acid sequence MKPFKKYSGSVVPINKSDIDTDIIIPTEFLKRTERTGFGKHLMYYWRYDDSGAIHEDFELNQSQYNDASILLAGSNFGCGSSRENAVWALYDYGFRVVVAPSFADIFQNNSSKNGLLLIELDELEMDSLFDREKNHPGFSLEVDLKSQVLKDQTGWSLPFSIDPYVRMKFLEGLDDIDLTLQAENQINEFEKQRPFYLNPIK
- the leuC gene encoding 3-isopropylmalate dehydratase large subunit, producing MTPRTLFEKVWDSHVINALDSPLIYIDLHLIHDVTSPQAFSLLREQGREVRRPDLTFASADHNVPTTDRKLEDFKDILAKKQVEALINNCKEFDITVYDTQHQDNGIVHIIGPELGLTTPGKTIVCGDSHTSTHGAFGAFAFGIGSSEITHVLATQTLPQAKPKTMNIQIEGEVPEGISSKDIIMHIIGEIGTNGGVGHVVEFTGSTVKKMSMEERMTICNMILEAGARSGMVAPDEKTFEYLKSRSFVPKGEKWEQAVQEWSELYTDPDAVYDKTVTINVGDLAPQVTWGTNPSQVTNIDNVIPDPESYTDTEKRLAAESALSYMDLKPGTYMNEVSIDHVFVGSCTNSRIEDLRAAAKVAYGHKVSSNVKAIIVPGSYHVIRRAEEEGLDKVFIDAGFEWREPGCSMCPGMNPDIAPPGSRVASTSNRNFEGRQGKDVRTHLVSPAMAAAAAIEGHLTDIRGWKYRQGVKTNEAI
- a CDS encoding GntR family transcriptional regulator; the protein is MNRIVKSEPFHIQAYKSIQKSLLENEFIPGQRITETGLAEKVGVSRGPIREAVRMLTHDGLLYQEKGHIYVFDPTFENVVDLYLCKERLEPLGAKLSAQKITNSDKQKLEKIITDTKDALKNGNQESVVELNTEFHDLIAQTSNNNQLVQFMDLIRAKTIYMRNNILSDYIKGNSFLEEHQKIAEAIIDGDSELAEAEMRQHIHHDIKMLDEVFSKTEHKLF
- a CDS encoding sodium:solute symporter family protein, with amino-acid sequence MTDNLAFGGWSGIVIMVAYGLLMLGIGLVTYLRNKNIRESNEEYYLGGKGLSVMVLFFTFYATQYSGNTIIGYAPQGYRMGFEWLQSITFMILVIVGYLLFAPRLYVLSRKHNFITPTDWLAKRFRSKGITILGSILMLYGLGNYLLEQLVAVGQGVSGLTGGTIPYQIGVVFFIVIMLIYSWLGGMRSVAYTDTMQGVALLIGVFVLVIGSIIYFGGLPSATDYMEAFAPEKLGVPEMDGIVGWFSMLSLVTIGAAIYPHAIQRIFAAKSEDTLKKSLIGMSWMPFLTTGVIFLVGIIGLNAFPGMEGMEAEKLVGMMANVIASESLIFYWAMILLFGGIIAAIISTADSVLLTFSSVISKDLYSRFINPKASEHQQILVGKIVGIIAVGLLLIIAWYPPATLYQIFVLKFELLIQIAPAFILGLYWNRMHTRSVFIGMLVGTIVATVMTFTNFTPLGIFSGLWGLLINLIICVGGSLAFDVSEQDEQENKKVIGL
- a CDS encoding hydroxymethylglutaryl-CoA lyase, with the protein product MKQIYLNDVVGRDGLQNEDVFVPTDDKIKLINQLSDAGVDKIEVTSFVSPKAVPNLRDAEEVMRGIKRKSDVVYSALVPNMKGAERALDCEVDEINLLVSASNTHNLKNVRRSTDDTFENFKPMMEFLSNKDAAIKGSLGTSFGCPFEGDIPEERVLELIEKYLELGVDGVTLADTTGMATPNHVYNLCKNILKQWPHLDITLHFHNTRGMGLANVMEGIRAGVNSFDASLGGLGGCPFAPGATGNICMEDLAHMLYFMGYEIEADVDKLIGTSKYLQTLVNHELPGQVVKAGKIADLHSVATF
- a CDS encoding CaiB/BaiF CoA transferase family protein; this translates as MRQTLEGLKVVELGSLIAGPFAGKLMAEFGADVIKVEPPEKGDPLREWRHIYEGQSLWWRLQSRNKKSITVNMKKEKGQEIVRSLVKEADIVIENFRPGTLEKWNLGYDQLSEINPGLILVRVSGYGQTGPYRDKPGFGSVGESMGGIRHVTGHPDLPPTRVGIALGDSLAAMYSVIGALMAVYHRDVVGTGEGQIIDVALYESVFSLMEGMLPEYDKFGTIRERTGTSLPGVAPSNTYQCGDGKYIVIGGNGDAIFKRLMNVVGRPDLAGVPQFSSNDGRARQADFLDDVIENWTKTVDYETAIKELDDASVPAGPIYNISDIVKDPQYLEREMIQEFDLNDKEKIKIPGIIPKMSKTPGRTNWLGPELGEHTNSILKDFLNLDDTELSKLRDQGVI
- a CDS encoding MFS transporter, whose translation is MEKATIFGSKRLSAWNMLICLFILQILVALIGRSISPLGIVIGEDLSLSKTQIGLLPAAFYLGQSITSIPMGLLTDSIGSKKMIILVTYCLGLSFMGATFTGGLVLLLVLLFISGAGYGAMQPTSNRGVLYWFSTKTRGTAMGMKQMGVTLGSALSALILLPLSNSFGWRPTIFVASIVLMVFGTIAFFYYSEPSSIKKQQTLIQPKSIFSSFISVFKQKTLILISMAAMALCSSQLILNTYIVLFAYEQLQLSIFLSGILLVISEISGSLGRIGWGMISDKIFKGERVIALIIIAVISGIASLTIAFLPQSTPFSFVIGIIIIFGFCISGFNGIWMNAATEIVPREKSGAASGISLMLGTMGIVFGPPIFGYIVETSTEYMFGWLYLTSLTIIATVLLSFALKLSKTGNK
- a CDS encoding SDR family oxidoreductase, producing MDLELQGKSVIVTAASKGLGKATAKKFAAEGAHVLISSRSEEELKKTRDEIRSETGNDHVENTVCDITDIQSIKDLVSKAVELNGKVDVLINNAGGPPAGMFDDVNDDDWYQAFELNLLSFVRTIREVLPHMRKQNRGHIINLASSSIKQPIENLILSNTFRAGIVGLSKSLSQELAPDNILINTIGPGRIGTDRVAHLDKVNAEKTGKPYEEVKAEAEKSIPIGRYGQPEEFANMVVYLCSGANSYVTGQALLVDGGMVKAL
- a CDS encoding threonine ammonia-lyase codes for the protein MINLEQIHQARENISDIVKMTPMMTSNMISANARNQLFLKCEHLQKTGSFKIRGATNKVKDAAARLNPNSIIAASSGNHGQAVAYIANQLDIPSTIVVPEDASVNKLKAIKAYHGNVEFCGTTSEERIKRAKEICEVEKGTYIPPYDDPLIMAGQGTVGLEIIEQVKDIDEVYVPIGGGGLISGVLTAIKETKPSIRVIGAEPAIANDTYLSLNKGERVNIGGTTTIADGLRTSIPGELTFPVIQRYVDDIVLVEEEAIKEAFSMVLTRMKQVIEASAAVSVAAALRSTPNGKRMVALVSGGNIDNNVIQSLL